CGCGCCACCCGCCGGGGCGCCCGCCAACCCCTGCTCTTCGAGCGCTTGCCCTACTCGGCGGCGATCACCACCTTCTCCGCCTTCAGCCTCTACACCGACTCCGCCGCCGGCGCCACCGCGCTGGCCAGTGGCGTGGCGGTCCCCCCCGGGCACCTGTCCGTCGATGACCGCGGGCGTCCGGTGCGAACCCTGTTCGAGGCCGCCCGGGAGGCGGGCAAGGCGATCGGCCTGGTGACCGATTCGTACCTCTGGGACGCCAGCCCCGCGGCCTTCGTGGTGCACCGCGAGAGCCGCCGCGAGTATGGCCAGATCCTGGCCGATATGGCGACCTCCGGAGCCGACCTGCTGGTCGGCGAATCGTCCGACCACGAAGGCACCGAAGAGGCCGCCAGCGTCCTCCAGCGTCAGCATCGCCTGGCCGAGACCTGGAGCGATCTCGAGGCTTTGGAGTCAGCCGAGGAACCGGCTGCGGGCCTCTTCGCGGCCGGCACCATCGCCGACCGAGAGCAAGAGCCCACCCTGGCCCAGCTCACCGCCTGGGCGGTTCGCCGCCTGTCGCGCAATCCTGCCGGTTTTTTCCTCTTCGTCGAGACCGAGGAGCCGGACACGGGCTCCCACCGCCACCAGATCGATCGCGTCCTGAACGGCATCGCCGCCCTCGACGAAGCCGTCGCCGAGGGCCTCGAGGCTCCGGCCGATACCCTCGTCCTGGTGACCGCCGACCACGAAACGGGAGGTCTCGGGATCGTCGGCGGCAGCGCCGATTCGCCCCTCGAGGTCGCCTGGACGAGCACCAGCCACACCGCCGAACCGGTCCCTCTCTACGCCTGGGGTCCCGGTGCCTCACGCTTCACCGGTAGCCTCGAAAACACCGAGGTGGCCCGCCGCCTCGCCGACCTCTTCGGCTTCGAGCTGACGCCCTCGCCGTGACGCACTGGATACGCCTCGCGCTGCAGCCGGCAGTGGTTCGCCGGGGCATCATGTACGGCATCTTCGTCGGCTTGATCCTCAACGCCATCAACCATGGCGGAGCGCTGCTCGCCGGCGACCTCGACACCTCGCGCGCCCTGCGCATGACCCTGACCTTTTTCGTCCCGTACCTGGTATCCACCGCCTCGAGCGTTGCCGCCCTGCGTCAGCAAGAGCAAGGAGACTCATCGTGACCACCACCACCAGCCCCGTCGCCATCATCACCGGAGCCAGCAGCGGGATCGGCGCCGCCGCCGCTCGCGAGCTCGCTGACGCCGGCTGCCGGCTGATGCTCGCCGCCCGCCGCGAGGACCGCCTCCAGGAGCTCTGCCAAGAGCTCGGTGGCGGCGCCCGCTACCACCTCACGGACGTCACCGACCGCGCCCAGGTCCAGGCCCTGGCCACCGCCACCCGCGACGCCTTCGGACGCGTCGACGTG
This Acidobacteriota bacterium DNA region includes the following protein-coding sequences:
- a CDS encoding alkaline phosphatase, encoding MPTVSPQRVILGVVMGVLALGWVLLALCFFGVELPRPSHGGGEPIDGSPIDFAIGERSPLAQPTGTVEGELANQPQATATPRNLILFLGDGMGYSHVAAARATRRGARQPLLFERLPYSAAITTFSAFSLYTDSAAGATALASGVAVPPGHLSVDDRGRPVRTLFEAAREAGKAIGLVTDSYLWDASPAAFVVHRESRREYGQILADMATSGADLLVGESSDHEGTEEAASVLQRQHRLAETWSDLEALESAEEPAAGLFAAGTIADREQEPTLAQLTAWAVRRLSRNPAGFFLFVETEEPDTGSHRHQIDRVLNGIAALDEAVAEGLEAPADTLVLVTADHETGGLGIVGGSADSPLEVAWTSTSHTAEPVPLYAWGPGASRFTGSLENTEVARRLADLFGFELTPSP
- the nrtS gene encoding nitrate/nitrite transporter NrtS; this encodes MTHWIRLALQPAVVRRGIMYGIFVGLILNAINHGGALLAGDLDTSRALRMTLTFFVPYLVSTASSVAALRQQEQGDSS